The Methanoregula boonei 6A8 genome has a window encoding:
- a CDS encoding DUF362 domain-containing protein, giving the protein MKPVFAHGTGAPGNEASLEPIIRKTFLWAADNCSWLRKDDLVLIKPALNSPDPYPATTHPLAVRAVAGLLLERGARVMIGDQSGIEHVLHHKNGIIRGSSRANYTCSGMGGLADPFVAFEDAGWDNGFFRYRSPRTASWKSGFFITKQVQEADHIVCLPRVSTHSQAGATLGLKCMVGLLREDSRMEFHANGPFNEFIKNAAKGSTLASRDDGSGKFLEKIVEISDAVKDKLRGTLFVATKLQATFGPDCSAMRMGPFRLGKAYVVSPDPGLVFAGSDPVAVEAFALAFLKHHKAGVPFLPAAAEKMLLSGNQNVSTLREVPVWYHPCIRHAVKIGLGRLPEQILWTDVPDSLQESLNNLLFPGTTE; this is encoded by the coding sequence ATGAAGCCGGTCTTTGCCCATGGCACCGGGGCCCCCGGAAACGAAGCCTCCCTTGAACCGATCATCCGCAAAACTTTCCTTTGGGCTGCCGACAACTGTTCGTGGCTCAGAAAGGATGATCTCGTGCTCATCAAGCCGGCGCTCAACTCTCCTGATCCCTATCCTGCAACCACGCATCCTCTTGCGGTCAGGGCTGTGGCCGGTCTTCTTCTTGAGCGGGGCGCCCGGGTCATGATCGGCGACCAGTCCGGGATAGAGCATGTCCTCCACCATAAAAACGGGATCATACGCGGGAGTTCGCGGGCAAATTACACCTGTTCGGGCATGGGCGGGCTTGCGGACCCGTTTGTCGCATTCGAGGACGCAGGATGGGACAATGGATTTTTCCGGTACCGGTCCCCCCGGACTGCGTCATGGAAATCGGGATTTTTTATCACAAAACAGGTACAGGAAGCAGATCACATTGTCTGCCTTCCCCGGGTCAGCACCCACAGCCAGGCCGGCGCCACTCTGGGCCTGAAATGCATGGTGGGGCTGCTACGGGAGGACAGCCGGATGGAGTTTCACGCAAACGGGCCGTTTAATGAATTTATCAAAAACGCGGCAAAGGGGAGCACGCTTGCGTCCCGCGATGACGGTTCGGGAAAATTCCTGGAAAAGATCGTTGAGATCAGTGACGCGGTAAAGGACAAGCTCCGGGGCACGCTCTTTGTTGCCACAAAGCTGCAGGCCACGTTTGGGCCGGACTGCTCTGCCATGAGAATGGGACCGTTCCGGCTGGGAAAGGCATATGTGGTCTCCCCCGATCCCGGGCTTGTCTTTGCCGGTTCTGACCCGGTTGCCGTGGAGGCATTTGCCCTTGCATTCCTTAAGCACCATAAGGCAGGAGTCCCGTTCCTTCCGGCCGCGGCCGAGAAAATGCTCCTGTCCGGGAACCAGAATGTCAGTACCCTCCGGGAGGTCCCGGTCTGGTACCATCCCTGTATCCGGCATGCAGTAAAGATCGGCCTTGGCCGGCTGCCGGAACAGATCCTCTGGACGGATGTTCCCGATAGTTTGCAGGAGAGCCTGAACAATCTGCTGTTCCCGGGAACAACGGAGTAA